Within Chloracidobacterium sp., the genomic segment GTATGTAGCACGCAAGCGCGATCATCATCAGGGCGGAGTCCGAGATAAAGGACGTCCCGACCTGGATCCGGACCGCAAGCATCACGAATGCTCCGATAATGACCATCACGGCCGGAAGGTAACTTAGTAATCCGTTTTGTATTTCGAGTCTGTCGAGTTCTTTCATTGTTTTACTGCTCGATCGCCCTGTCGCCGATAGCGGCAGCGATCTTTTTGAATTTGTCTTCAAAACCGAACTGATTCCGATTAGCTTCGCCGGCCAGCACGACCTCATACTTGCCGTCTTCGGTCGGCGTGATCGCCGCCCAGACGCGCTTATGCGCGAAAAAGAATACGAACATCAATGCGAATATCAGCCCAAATCCGCCAAAATACCACGCGATAAATGCCCCGTGAAACGGATCGTATTTTATCGATAGAATATGGGCCAATGGAGACTTCTCATAACCGCTCATTCGCCATTTATAACCCGCTTTGGCGGCGTTGATCGGGGCATTGTCCGGCAGCTTCTCCGAGAACGCAAAGACCCTGACCGATTCCGCTCCCGGAGGTGTGACGGTCAAAACGGCTGCGGGATTGTTGTATTCGCCGCTCTTTGTGTCAGGCTTGCCGCCCGGCCCAATTGTAAAATCCGCCAAAAACTGATCGAATTTGACCGTAGTTCCGTCGGCGAGTTGCGTGGTTCCGTTGCGGTCGATTTCGATCGTCGTCGCAGCACCGCCGCCCGCCGGCGTCAGATCGACCTTGATCTTTCGGGCACTGCCGACCGGGATCGTCTGTGCCTGAAAAAATCGATAGCCGCGATAATTGAGAGGTGCGTTCAGGGCGACGTCGGCCGTCATTCTGCCATATTGCGGATCGTCGATCAGCAACTGCGTGCGCCAGTCCATCGTATTGTTGACGTCGATCGACCCTTTAGCGTCGATCAGCGTCTGTTGGATGTCGGTACATTCCATCGTGAAGGGAAGTTTGACGTTAAACTTCTCTTTTTTGTCGAGATCAAATTGGATCATTTGGATCTCGTCCGTGCGTTCGCCGGGCGTCATTCTGACATCTGCGTCAAAGCCGGTTTGAAGTGCGACAAAATGTCCTAGAAAGAGCGTGAGCAGGGCGACGTGGACGATATACGCTCCAATTCGATTCCACTTGCCACTTTCGCCGAACACCGTTGTTATTCCGCCCTTTACGGTAGTGGTAGCTTTTAGACCGTTTTCCTTAAGTATTTCGGCGATCTTTGTTGCGGCGTCGGCCTCAGACGCAGCCTCGATCTTGATCTCTTCGTGGACGTTCCGAGCCAGGAGCCACGGCTTTGTGGCAGTCGTTTTGGGCCTTACTATGTAGCTCCAAGCAGCGGGGAAGTGGTCAATAGATGCCAGAACGATATTTAGCGAAAGTACCAACAGTAGAACGTTGAAATACCAAGTGTGATAAATATCGAAAATCCCCAGAGCGCCGAAAACATTTCTCTCGGCCGGCGTAAGCGATACATAGTACGAGTCGAAACCTTGGACATTCTGTTGCAGGACTACCATACCGATGATCGACAGGACCACCATTACGCAGAGTAGAACCACGCCAAAACGTACCGAGCTCAGAAAATCGAGAATTCGGTTTACGATCGGTGCAGATTTGGGCTTAAAGGCCGGTTTGGGCTCTATGGCGTCTTCGACAACTGACATAAGTTAATAAAAAGCATAGCCGAGCGAAAAGGGTTTGTCACACGGTTATTAATTAGTTCGGCTTTTCCATGCAAAAATGGAGCTTTGTTAAGCGTAGTTTGGAGAATTATTTTGAAAACGCTATTCTTGAAGTTCACGTTGCGAGTAGATTTTATTATTGATGGATACTTTAACCGCCCAAATTGAGGATATTAGGACTTTTTCGCTGAAGGAAAAAGCGGCCGCGTACTTTGAATTGACCAAGCCGCGAATCGCGTTTTTGCTTGTACTCACGTCGGCCGCCGGATTCTACATCGGCACGCAAGGCGAGTTTCCGATCGGTCTTTTCATTCACTCGATGATAGCGATCACGATCCTTGCCTCCGGCGTCGCTACGCTTAATCAGTGGTTCGAACGCTCGCTCGACCCGAAGATGGAAAGGACCGCGAAGCGCCCTTTGCCCAGTAATCGTGTGACACCGAATGCAGCACTTACTTTTGGAGTGCTCAATTGCGCGGTAGCTGAGGCGTATCTCTTCTTTTTCGTAAACGGACTGACCGCGTTTCTGGGTCTTTTGGTGATCATCGGCTACGTGCTGCTCTACACGCCGCTCAAGACCAGAACGACCGCGTGTACTGCCATTGGGGCATTTCCGGGGGCATTGCCACCTTTAATGGGCTTTACGGCTGCGACAGGCGAGATCACAATGATCGCCTGGGCACTATTTGCCATTCAATTCTTTTGGCAATTTCCACACTTTTTTGCGATCGCCTGGATGTATCGCGTTCAATATCGCCGTGCCGGAATTAAAATGCTTCCGGCGGTCGAACCTGACGGGCGTATCACATTTCGTCAGATCGTAATGTTTACGGTGCTGCTCGTTCCCGTGAGTCTCGCCCCGTTCTTCCTCGGTATCGACGGCATCGTTTACCTCGTCGGAGCAGTTATCCTCGGCGGTTGGTTTCTGTGGGCGAGTATCCGCTCTGCACTTTCAAAGTCGAACCAATCCGCAAAGGCTCTATTACTTGTTTCGGTGATTTACCTTCCGCTACTATTCATCCTTATGGTTGCGGACAAACGATAGAGATAGAATATGAAACTCGGAACTGCAGACCTCATTGCAAGTGCCGACGAAATCGTCGGGAAACCGGTATTGACTCTTGGCGGCGGATCAACTTCGTCGGGCAACGGCCCTAGCAACAGAGGCGGCGGCGGTGGCGATGGGCCGCGTCCATCAAGTGACGACTTGGCCGAGAACGAAACTCCGGATCCGACCAATAAGTTCCGCATCCTTACGTGGTTTCTACTCCTGATCGTTTTGATGACCTTTGGCGGGTTGATCGGTGCTTACGTCGTGATCGCGACCAATAACGTCGCCGAATGGGCTCCATTCACCTTACCGATCCAGGTTTGGGTTAGTACGGCGTTGATCTTGGCCAGCAGCGGCACGTATTATATCGCCGAAAAGGCCATAAAGGCCAACATTCAGGAACGCGGAAAAAGATTTCTACTCGCAACTACGGTCTTAGGCGGTGTATTTATCGCTTCACAACTCTTGGCTTGGGTAGCACTCTCCAATCGCGGCCTGTATATGCAGGGGAATCCATATGTCGGGTTCTTTTACCTTCTGACGGCGGTACACGCTGTTCACGTGCTTGGCGGCATTACCGCCCTATCAGCGATTCTTTTGCGTTCGTGGTATCCGACCTCAAACGAGGTTGCTATCCGGCGGCGGATCGGGTTAGCTCAAGTTGTGGGATGGTATTGGCATTTTATGGGCCTGTTGTGGATCGTGCTTTTTGTTCTGCTCGGATTTTGGAAGTAGATAAATGGAATTGTTGGGAGTATTTCCGCACCTTAACGCCTCACTTAACGCACTGTCGGGAGTTTGTCTGGTATTTGGCCTGTATTTCATCCGGTCGAAACAGATCAAACAGCATCGCTTTTGTATGCTCGCAGCGTGTACAGTCTCGGCAGTATTCCTGGCCTCGTACCTGACACATCACGCTCTGCGGACTTACTATTTTGGCCTCGGCCCGACAAAATTTACCGGCGAGGGGCTGATCAGACCCATATATTTTACAATACTGACTTCCCACACGATCTTGGCAACATTGGTTACGCCGTTTGTGCTGTGGACGCTACGACGTGCTCTGCAGGGTAAATTCGACCTGCACAAGCGGATCGCACGTCTCGTGTACCCGGTTTGGCTGTACGTTTCAGTGACCGGTGTCGCGGTTTACCTGCTGCTCTATCAATTTTATCCCGATCGTTAATTTTTCGTCTGTTTTTTCTTGTCAACGGTCGGAGGTTGATGCTAATATCTAATTGTTGAAAAGTTGATCACCGAGGCCGTCTTTGGTAAGACGACGCGGGGGAACCAATGGTTGAGCGACTAGTCGCAAAACCGGGGGCGAAGCATCTCGATAAAGAGATACGGGGATACTCTTTCGTTCCTAGCCCGACAGCTAACCTCGTAGGTGTGGCAAAGAAGTAACAGCAACAGATTAAGCCGGTATGGCAAGGTTCTGATGTGCTTCGCGTCCGCTATTCAACACGGAAGCAGACATCCGGTCTTCTCAAAGGGAAAAAGTCCCGTCAAGCGATTGACGGGACTTTTTTTGTTGAAATTCGAATGACTATCTGACGATCAGAATGGGCAGGATCTTCACGTTCATTGCCAGTACTTTGCCGTCCGGATCAAACTCGATCGATTGCGGCTTTGCCCGCATCTTTACAGAAAACTTCTCGATCCGCTGATGGATATCGATCGACTTTTTCTCATAACCCGCGGTCATTTTGACCGAGACGTCGAGCGGCAATCTAAAGACCGCCGGCACGATCGCATCCGGCTTTTGTGTTTGCGTAACCGTCAACGCCAGCGTTTTGGCTTTCGTGCTGTAAACGGGGCGGACCGAAAGGCTTGGGGCTCCCGAGCTATAGACCCATTGATCGAAAAACCAAGTCAGATCTTGCCCCGACGCCTGTTCCATCGCCGCCTTTAGATCCGTCGAGATGACCGAACCGAATTTGTGCCGGTTGAGGTAATTATTTACCGCTTTCCAGAAGACCTCGGTGCCGACCTGTTCGCGAAGCATATGCAGTACAACGCCGCCCTTATTGTATGTGACGGATGCGTTGTCAAAGAGCTTTGCGGGGTCGGCGGCTCTCAAATTATAGAGTCCGTGACGCCTCTTCGTGATCGAGTCGTCAGCCAGGAAGGTTGCTGCGTCAAAGCGGACCTTGCGCATATAGTCTTCGCGGCCGTTGGTCTTCTCGCGATAGACGGCCTCCATATATGTAGCAAAACCCTCGTTTAGCCACAATTCCGCCCAACTGCGGCACGTGACAAGGTCGCCGAACCAAGAATGTGCCAATTCGTGCGAAACGAGGTCAGTGACGACGTCCTTGCCAAACTCAAAATCGCCGAAGAATATCTCGGTGTCGGCCATTGTCGTCGCCGTTATATTCTCCATTCCGCCAAATTGGAACGAGGCAACGATCGTCTGATCGTACTTGTTGTACGGAAACTTGACGCCCGTTACGCCCTCAAAGACCGGGATCATTTTCGACGTTTGCGAGAATGCACGGCGACCGGTGTCCTCCTTGCCGGGATAGACGTAATAGGCGAGCGGAACGGTTCCGGCGGTGTCGTCGATCCTTACATATTTTCCAACGACAAACGATACTAAGTACGTCGAGTGCGGGACCGGCATTTTGAAGTGCCAGGTGGATTTGCCCTCTGCCGTGTCGGTCTTGCCGAGAAATTCGCCGTTGCCGATCACTGTTTCATCGCGTTCGACCGTGATATATTCCTCGGTCGTGGCCTTATCGCTCGGAAAATCGAACGAGGGGAACCAATGCCGCGCCTCGTCGGCCTCGCCCTGAGTCCATATCTGGTCTGAATGCACGACTCTCCGCGGGTCAGTTTCGGCATTTACAAAATATATGCCCTTTTGCGGTTTCGCGGTGTATTTTAGTCGAACGCTGATCGTGTCAGCGGGGCCATAATTCCGGTCCATCGTTATCTTAATGAGGTTGTTAATGTTCGAATACTTAAGGTCGGTTCCGGACTGCTCGATCTTTACGGATTGAAAGGTCATCCCCACGGCGTCCAATTCGAACGACGTAAAGCCCTCGTTGAGCGGTTTCAGTACGACGGTCGTGTCGCCGGCGATCGACCGCGCGTCACGGTCAAAGGAAACCCGTAAAACGTAATGCTGCATGTCAAAGTTTGACTTGCGATCAAAACTTGGAAGGCCGGCAGGCTGCGAAAAAGCGGTTGCGGCCGCGATCATTGTAAAGGCGGCCGCAAGGATAAGTGAGCGAAGAGACTTCATATTTATTTCTATTCGAGGTTATTTCAAGTGCGTGTTAAACCAATCGATGACGTGGCCATACCAAAATTCGGAATTCTGGGGCTTTAAAATCCAATGTCCTTCGTCAGGAAACACGATCAATTTCGACGGTACATTCTTAAGCTGCAGCGTCGTAAATAGCTGCAGGCTCTGATCGACCGGTACCCGATAGTCGAGTTCGCCGGCGGTCACGAGCGTCGGTGTCGCAAAATTCTTAGCAAACTTATGCGGCGACCATCGGTTGTAGTTCACCGCGTTTTCCCACGGCATACCCTTAAATTCCCAATTGACGAACCACAATTCCTCGGTTGCCGTCGCCATACTTTCGAGATTGTAAACTCCCGCGTGTGAGACAAAGGTTTTGTACTTAAATCGCGGATCATTATTATGCCCAAGGAGCCAATCGACCATATATCCGCCATAGCTCGCACCAGCAGCTCCGATATTATTCTTATCGACAAATGGACGTTTGCTGATGTCCGCGACGCCGTTCTGGATATCGACGAACGCCTTTCCACCCCAGTCGCCCGAGATGTCATCAACAAACTTCTGCCCGTAGCCCGTCGAACCGCGGGGGTTCGGCATAAATACGACATATCCGGCGTTGGCAAATATCTGCGGATTCCATCTATAGCCCCAATTGTCGCTCCAGGCACCTTGCGGGCCACCGTGGATCAGCACGATCAGGGGGTACTTTTTGGATGCGTCGAACTTGGCCGGCTTGAGTAAAAATCCGTGGATGTTCTGGTTTAACGCACCCTTCCATTCAACGTCTTCCGGCTTTTGGAGGCCGAAGGCATTCATAGCCTCATCATTATCGCTCGCCATCGCCCGCAGTGCCGTGCCGTCGGTGCCGATGCTCATAATGTTGCTCGGAGCACTCATCGAACTCCACGCAAAGACGAGCGTCCTTCCGTCGGGTGAGATATTAAGTCCGCTTGCAAAACCGACGTCAGCGACCTTTTTGACGTGCGTCGCGATCCTTAAACGAAAATCCGGTTCGACCGGTACGCTAAAGATAGGTGCTCGACCGCGTTCGCCCGCAGTGAAATATACGGTTTTGCTGTCGGCAGAAACGGTGAATTCATCCACTTGTTGGCCGAATCCGCCTGTCAGTTCGACGATTTCGCCGGTTTGCGGATGAAATCGCATTATCCGCCACCGATCAGCTTCGAATGTCGGTGTCTTTTGTGAACGGAATAACAGATATTTGCCATCGGGCGTATAGGTCGGCGATGCATCGTAGCCGTTCATTCCGGCGGTGATATTTTTTGCCGTACCGTCACCGTTTATCTTGGCGATAAAAATATCGCTGTTGGTGGACATCGCTTCAACGCGGTCAGGGTTGCGTATGTAAACAATGCTCGAACCATCAGGCGAAAAGGTGTAGTCGACTCCGCTAGCGGCGGCATACGGCGGCGAATCAAAATCGCCCTTGGTCAGATCACGTGCCGATCCGCCCTTGGCTGATACGACAAATACGTGATTTCGCTTTCGGTTACGCCATTCGACCCAATGCTTAAACAAGAGCCGGTCAGTGACCTTGGCCTGAACCTTACTCTTTTCGGCCTTTTCATCCTCGGTCTTATTACAATCATCAGAACTGCACTCCGGATAGACCTCCGAGCCGAACGCGATCCACTGGCCGTCGGGCGACCATACCGGTCCACCGGCACCGGTCGATATGTTGGTCACCTTTTCCTTGTCGCCGCCATCGGCCTTCATCGTCCAGATCTGACCGCCGGTCGTGAATGCGATCCGCTTGCCGTCCGGCGACCAACGTGGGCCGCTACTCGACGCCGATCCGTTGGTCAATTGCTTTCGTCCGCTGCCATCAGCAGACATTGTATAGATCTGGCTGAGCGTGCGGTTAGCGTCCTTATTGACGACTCCGATGGTGAATGCGACGGTTTGGCCATTTGGCGAGAGCTGTGGATCTGCAACACGTTTGAGGTTGATCAGATCGTTGACCGAAAACGTCCGTTGGGCGTTCGCCGCAAGAGCGACCGCGAAAACTATAGCGACCGATAGGAATATGCGTTTCATATATTTATCCAGTTTGAAATTGTGTTGAACAACGCCATTATCGCATAGAATTTTGTAAGACTGAACACTTCGGATAATATCGTTCTATGAAAATTCTAGTTTTGCTTCTTGCGGCGATATTCCCGTCCGCCGCCGTCATCGCTCAAGTTGCCGAGGCCAAGCCAACGCCGCAGCTTTATTCTGAACAAACGGTGCGAAATATGCGTGAGATCCAGCGAGCTTCGGGCCTTAGCAGCTATGCCTACGATCAAACGAGATATCTTTCATACAATATAGGACCTAGGCTTTCCGGTTCGTCGCAGGCCGCCAAAGCGGTTGAATATGTCGCAAATGAGATGCGAAAACTTGGACTCGACGTTCGCCTACAAAAGTGCCTTGTGCCGCATTGGGTTCGGGGCGAAGAACGTGGCGAACTTGTGGAATTTTCGGGTATGGCTCCGGGGACTGTCCAAAGAGTCGTTTTGACTGCTCTCGGCGGCAGCGTGGCGACGCCGGCCGAAGGTATTACCGCCGAGGTGGTCGTGGTCAGTAGCTTTGAGGAATTGGCAGAGCTTGGCCGTGAAAAGATCCAAGGCAAGATCGTACTATTCAATTTCAAATTTGATTCCGAAATGCAGTCGTCGGGATTCGGCGGGGCAGCGTATGGCCAGGCCGTACAGTTTCGGTTTGGCGGTGCCATCGCGGCGGCACGATTCGGTGCGGTCGCTTCACTCAATCGTTCGGCGGGCGGTTCTCAAAATCGGCTCGCACACACCGGTTCGATGGGATATGTCGAAGGCGTGACTAAGATCCCGGGAGCGGCGGTTTCGTACGAGGATGCCGAGACGATCGCGAGTTTGGCGACGGCCGGCAAAGTTAAAATTCATCTTACGCTCACGCCGCAAACACTGCCTGACGTCGAGAGCTATAACGTCATCGGCGATTTGAAGGGAACTGAGCGTCCGAATGAGATCGTGATCGTTTCCGGCCATCTTGATTCGTGGGACCTCGGTCAGGGCGCGATCGATGACGCATCGGGCGTCGCCGTTTCGATGTCGGTAGCCAAAATGTTAAAGGACCTGAAAATCAAGCCCAAGCGGACGATCCGAGTTATCGCGTGGATGAATGAAGAGAACGGAGGACGCGGTTCGGCGGCATACGAGAAGGAAGAATCGGCGAATATCGCAAATCATTTCGCCGCCATCGAGGCTGATCTCGGGGCATCGCATCCACTAGGTATACTTTTTACCGGTAAGCCCGAGATACAAGCTTTTCTTGCACCGATCTCGCAGGCACTGCTGCCGCAAGGCGCGTGGCAGACTCAATTGCAGGCGGGCGGGGTGGGTGCTGATACTGCCCCATTGACGCGTGCCGGTGTGCCGACCTTTGCACCGTGGTTTAACCAGCAGACTTACTTTAATTATCACCACACTGCGGCCGACACCTTTGACAAGATCGACCCGCGTCAAATGCGTGAGCTAGGCGGCGTTGTGGCGGTACTCGCATATGGACTTGCCAATTTGGAGCAACCGTTGCCGCGATAGTGAAATGACAAGGCCGACTTCGACGGTTTTGAACTTACGGGTTGAACTGATAAGCTGATTATTCGACCTTTAATTAAGGAATTATAGAATTTTATGAATAGGCCGCCTCCGTACTTTCCGCAAAGCCAGTTGTCACCGCCTGACGAGAATCGTTATCGCAAATTCAAATTTGTGATCGTGGGCCTGGTTCTACTTTTGATCGCTCTGCTTGCGGGGATCGGCGTTGGCATCTTCTATTTGGTTCGTTGGCTGTTTTAGTAAGCCGCCTGGGTAATTTGTAAAAAGGACGATCTGACGCGAATGTCAGATCGTCCTTTTTGTTTCGGTTTTCTTACAGATTTATGGATTGGTGGGACTCTGCTGCTTGGCAGTGCTTTTCGAACTATCGACCGTCAGTTGCTTGGCTTGCGGCATTAATCCGATCGCCTTTAAGAGTTGGTCGTCGTATTCGTTAAAGACCTGACCCGATGTCTGTGAACCATAAGCAGCAGTCACTAGTTCTGTTCTAAGCGTTCGTTCGATAAACTCGCGTTCACGGTCAAGTTGTGCCGGCAAAACCTTATACTTGGTCTCCGCGAAAGATTTGAAGGTGTCGAACAATGCCGGTGTCACCGGAAAGTCGGTCTTAGTAATGTCGTAGTCAAATAGGATCGGCTTGAGAACCTTGTAGCTCTCAAAGCCTTTGACTCGGCCAACCACCAGATCCAGAGCAAACGCGAATATCGGGCTAACTAGTTTCTGCTGGGCACGAGCACGTTCGATCTCGATCGTATCAGGTTTGATCGGCACGTCCGGATTGATACCACCGCCGCTATAGACGACTCGGCCTGCGTCGGTTCGGCTTTCCACACCGGTCGGTTTGACCGGATCAGCCGTGATGTCGCGGAAACTACCGCCCTCTGTGTAATAGTCGTAAAGATTGCCGTTGGAATAATCTCGCTGGATCAACCGCCCGGCCGGTGTTTCGTACTTAGCGATCGTAAGCAACAGCATCGATCCATAATCCAATTGAAAGGGATTTTGAACCAAGCCTTTGCCAAACGTATTTTCGCCGACGATCAACGCCCGGTCGTGATCCTGCAAAGCACCGGCCAGGATCTCGGACGCCGAGGCCGTATTGCGATTGACAAGCACTACTACCGGCGATCTGTCGGGAGTAGGATTATCTGCCCGGTATTGATCAGAAACGCCCTCGATACGGCCCTTTTGAGTAAATACTGTCTGGTCACGCTTCAGAAAGCTGTTTGCCACACGGTACGCCTGACTAACGAGGCCGCCGCCATTGTCACGCAGGTCGATGACGATCTGCTGCATTCCCTTGGCACGCAATTCTCGAGTCGCGGCAACAAATTCGGCATATGTGGTCTGGTTAAATCCGCCCCGCATCGCCAGATAGCCGACACCCGGCCGGATCATATAATACTCACCGATAGAAGGTTGCGATACCGCATCGCGAACTATATCGACAGTCTCAAGTTTGCCGGTCGCAAGACGCTCAACCACAAGTTTGGCAGGAGTGCCCCGCGGGCCGCGAAGAAAATTGCGAACGTCCGCAAAGGGCTTGCCGAGCATCGAAGTGCCGTTTACCTCAACTATCTTGTCACCGTAGCGAAGCCCTGCACGATTGGCCGGGGCACCGTCAAAAGTCGCCTTGATATACGTCGCAATTACTTTGCCGTCAACGTCGCTCAGATCTCCGATCGTGGCTCCGATACCGTAGTAACGCGAACTCTGATCCGTCCGAAACTCCTCATACTCTTTAGCGTCAAAGTAATTAGAGTGGGGATCGAGGGTATGCAGCATCGAATCGATCGATGACTTCATCACGTCATTGTAATTAAGTGCTTTTGCTCCACCGTAGTTTCGTTCGATAAGGGAGAGCGCCTCGGCGATATCCTTTTCGATATCTTCGACCTTAACCACCTTTTTCGGTGTATCTGTGCTCTTTTGCTCAGCGGACCTTATGTTTCCGGAGCGAGAGGATGCCGACGGTGCCTGCCCGAATCCGGTCAGGACAAATGTAAAAATCAGCGTGAATGCGAATATGCTGTTAAATCTTTGTTGCACTAACAAATCCCCCGATCGTTGCATCGCTTTAGAGCGGTTTTTAGCTATCGATAAGAATATCATCCATTTGAGTTCAATGCGATGAGTTTCGTTGCCTGACTTTAGCTTTGAACTATTGAAACTTACGTTCTTTTTGATCGTAATGTTTTGAGTTAAACTTTCAACAGTCAAAAAGGATCCGTAAACAAAGGACATTATTATGCTGAACCGTCTTATTTTCACGCTCGTCTTATGCCTGTTTATCACTGCGGCGGTCTTTTCGCAGACAAAACTGCTTAGGTATCCCGACATACAGGGCGACAAGGTCGTATTTACATACGGCGGCGATCTGTGGACTGCGTCGACGTCCGGCGGAACGGCTATTCGGCTTACATCCCATCCCGGTGTCGAGACCTACGCTAAGTTTTCGCCGGACGGCAAGTGGATCGCCTTTACGGCCCAGTACGACGGTGACGAACAGGTTTATGTAGTGTCAGCACAGGGCGGCGAGCCAAAGCAGTTGACATTTTACCCGTCGCGCGGACCGCTTGCTCCGCGTTGGGGGTTCGACAACCAGGTTCACGGTTGGACCAAGGACGGCCGCATCGTGTTTCGAAGCCTGCGGGACTCTTGGGCGACGCCGATCGCGAGGCTTTATACCGTATCGACCGAGGGCGGTGCGGCCACCGCATTGCCGATGCCTGAGGCGGGATCCGGTGACACGTCACCCGACGGAACTAAGATGGTCTACTCGCCGAGGTTTCGCGATTTCCGTCCGGAAAAGCGTTATTCCGGCGGCCAGGCAAATACGCTTTATATCTACGACCTCTCGACCAACGATGCTAAAAAGATCTCCGACAACCCACGAGCAAGTCGCGATGCGATGTGGATCGGCGGCACGATCTATTACAACTCAGACAAAGACGGCAAGTTTAATCTTTACGCATACGACACCGCCGGCGGTAAGACGTCTCAGGTCACGCGAAATCGCGATTGGGACATTCGTTGGCCGAGCTCGGACAATCTGAGCCGGATCGTTTACGAACGCGATGGCGAACTAGAGATCTTTGACGTAAATTCGAAAAAGGCCACGCATTTGAGCATCAG encodes:
- a CDS encoding S41 family peptidase, whose protein sequence is MQQRFNSIFAFTLIFTFVLTGFGQAPSASSRSGNIRSAEQKSTDTPKKVVKVEDIEKDIAEALSLIERNYGGAKALNYNDVMKSSIDSMLHTLDPHSNYFDAKEYEEFRTDQSSRYYGIGATIGDLSDVDGKVIATYIKATFDGAPANRAGLRYGDKIVEVNGTSMLGKPFADVRNFLRGPRGTPAKLVVERLATGKLETVDIVRDAVSQPSIGEYYMIRPGVGYLAMRGGFNQTTYAEFVAATRELRAKGMQQIVIDLRDNGGGLVSQAYRVANSFLKRDQTVFTQKGRIEGVSDQYRADNPTPDRSPVVVLVNRNTASASEILAGALQDHDRALIVGENTFGKGLVQNPFQLDYGSMLLLTIAKYETPAGRLIQRDYSNGNLYDYYTEGGSFRDITADPVKPTGVESRTDAGRVVYSGGGINPDVPIKPDTIEIERARAQQKLVSPIFAFALDLVVGRVKGFESYKVLKPILFDYDITKTDFPVTPALFDTFKSFAETKYKVLPAQLDREREFIERTLRTELVTAAYGSQTSGQVFNEYDDQLLKAIGLMPQAKQLTVDSSKSTAKQQSPTNP